From a single Tursiops truncatus isolate mTurTru1 chromosome 20, mTurTru1.mat.Y, whole genome shotgun sequence genomic region:
- the PIPOX gene encoding LOW QUALITY PROTEIN: peroxisomal sarcosine oxidase (The sequence of the model RefSeq protein was modified relative to this genomic sequence to represent the inferred CDS: substituted 1 base at 1 genomic stop codon): MAAQKDLYDAIVIGAGIQGCFTAYHLAKHRKRVLLLEQFFLPHSXGSSHGQSRIIRRAYPEDFYTQMMAECYQIWAQLEHEAGTQLYRQTGLLLLGMKENAELKIIQATLSRQGVEHQCLPSEELKQRFPNIRLARGEVGLLEKSGGVLYADKALRALQDAIQQLGGIVHDGEKVMEIKPGLLVMVKTTSRSYQAKSLIITAGPWTNRLLRPLGIELPLQTLRINVCYWREKVPGSYGVSQAFPCFLGFGLAPYHIYGLPSGEYPGLMKVCYHHGNNADPEERDCPAAFSDIQDVHILSCFVRDHLPNLEPEPAVMEHCMYTNTPDEHFILDRHPKYDNIVIGAGFSGHGFKLSPVVGKILYELSMKLMPSYDLTPFRISRFPRLGKAHI, translated from the exons ATGGCTGCTCAGAAAGATCTCTATGACGCCATTGTGATCGGGGCAGGCATCCAGGGCTGCTTCACTGCGTACCACCTGGCCAAACACAGGAAGAGGGTCCTCCTGCTGGAGCAG TTCTTCCTCCCGCACTCCTGAGGAAGTTCCCATGGGCAAAGCCGGATAATCCGAAGGGCGTACCCTGAAGACTTCTACACCCAGATGATGGCTGAGTGCTACCAGATATGGGCCCAGCTGGAGCATGAGGCGGGAACCCAATTATACAG gcaGACTGGACTACTGCTGCTGGGAATGAAGGAGAATGCAGAATTAAAGATAATCCAGGCTACTCTGTCTAGGCAGGGAGTGGAACACCAGTGTCTTCCATCTGAGGAACTGAAGCAACGTTTCCCCAATATTCGGTTGGCCAGGGGAGAAGTGGGGCTCTTGGAAAAGTCTGGAGGAGTTCTCTATGCTGACAAGGCGCTCAGAGCCCTTCAG GATGCAATTCAACAGCTAGGAGGCATAGTGCATGATGGAGAGAAGGTGATGGAGATAAAACCAGGGCTACTGGTCATGGTGAAAACCACCTCCAGGAGCTACCAAGCCAAGAGTCTGATCATCACAGCAGGTCCTTGGACCAACCGGCTCCTCCGTCCCCTGGGCATTGAGCTGCCTCTCCAG ACCCTGCGGATCAATGTGTGTTACTGGCGAGAGAAGGTTCCCGGAAGCTATGGTGTGTCCCAGGCCTTTCCATGCTTCCTGGGCTTCGGCCTGGCTCCTTACCACATCTATGGATTGCCCTCCGGAGAGTACCCAGGGCTGATGAAG GTCTGCTATCACCACGGCAACAATGCAGATCCTGAGGAGCGGGACTGCCCTGCAGCTTTCTCAGACATCCAAGACGTCCACATCCTGAGCTGCTTTGTCAGAGATCACTTACCTAACTTAGAGCCTGAGCCTGCTGTTATGGAGCACTGCATGTACACG AACACCCCTGATGAGCACTTCATTCTTGATCGACACCCAAAGTACGACAACATTGTCATTGGTGCTGGATTCTCTG GGCATGGGTTTAAGCTGTCCCCTGTTGTGGGGAAGATCCTGTATGAATTAAGCATGAAATTAATGCCATCCTATGACTTGACACCTTTTCGAATCAGCCGCTTCCCCCGCCTGGGCAAAGCCCACATTTGA